Part of the Clostridium sporogenes genome, GAAAGAAGCAAGCCTCATGTAAACATAGGAACAATAGGTCACGTAGACCACGGTAAGACAACATTAACAGCAGCTATTACAACAGTATTAGCACAAAAGGGAGGAGCTTCAGCAACAAAGTATGACGAAATAGATAAAGCTCCAGAAGAAAAAGAAAGAGGAATCACAATAAATACATCACACGTAGAGTATGAAACAGCAAACAGACACTACGCACACGTAGACTGCCCAGGACACGCGGACTATGTAAAGAACATGATAACAGGAGCAGCACAAATGGATGGAGCAATCTTAGTTGTATCAGCAGCAGATGGTCCAATGCCACAAACAAGAGAACACATACTACTAGCATCAAGAGTTGGAGTACAATATATAGTAGTATTCTTAAATAAAGCTGACCAAGTAGATGATCCAGAACTAATAGAATTAGTTGAAATGGAAGTAAGAGAATTACTAAATGAATATGGATTCCCAGGAGATGATACTCCAATAGTAGTAGGATCAGCATTAGAAGTATTAGAAAACCAAGACAATGCAGAAAAAACAAAATGCATAGATGAATTAATGGAAGCAATAGATAGCTATATACCAACACCAGAAAGAGCAACAGATCAACCATTCTTAATGCCAGTAGAAGACGTATTTACAATAACAGGAAGAGGAACAGTTGCAACAGGAAGAGTTGAAAGAGGAGTTCTACATACAGGAGATGAAGTAGAATTAATCGGAATGAAAGCAGAAGTATCAAAGACAGTATGTACAGGAATAGAAATGTTCAGAAAAATACTTGATGAAGCAATGGCAGGAGACAACATAGGAGCACTATTAAGAGGTATCCAAAGAGACGAAATCCAAAGAGGTCAAGTATTAGCAAAACCAGGTTCAGTAACACCACACAAAAAATTCGTAGGTCAAGTATACGTATTAAAGAAAGAAGAAGGTGGAAGACATACACCATTCTTTAACGGATACAGACCACAATTCTACTTCAGAACAACAGACGTTACAGGATCAATCAACTTACCAGAAGGAGTAGAAATGGTAATGCCTGGAGACCATATAGATATGGCAGTAGAATTAATCACACCAGTAGCAATGCACGAAAACTTAAGATTCGCTATTAGAGAAGGTGGAAGAACAGTAGGTTCAGGAGTTGTTACAACAATATCTGAATAATTTAAATAGTTAGGCTAACATATAAATATATAATATCTAAAAGGAAAGAGGACGCTCTTTCCTTTTGTTTATAAAAATAAGTTTAATACATATAAATTTATAAATATATTTTTAAAAGTTTAAAATTAAAAATACTTGTCAAAATAAAAAAAATAGTGTATACTATAGAAGTTGTAATGTAATAACAGCGATGATTCAAGAGGTTGCCACACTTATGGGAAATTCTTGATTAAGCAAGCTAAGGTCTAGAACCTAGTGACGGTTATTCTGGTAAGCGTAATTCCAATGGTGTGTTCATAAAAAAATATGCAACACCCGGAGCAGTTTACAGAATATTTCCGCTGTTGTGCGTAATAAGTGAAACGTACCAGAAAAGGAGGGAACATTAAATGGCAAAACAAAAAATAAGAATAAGATTAAAAGCCTTTGATCATAGTTTATTAGATCAATCAGCTTTAAAAATCGTAGAAACTGCTAAAACAACAGGAGCTAAGGTTGCAGGTCCAGTACCTCTACCAACAGAAAAAGATATTGTTACTATTTTAAGAGCTCCACATAAATACAAGGACGCTAGAGAACAGTTCGAAATAAGAACTCATAAAAGACTAATCGATATAATTAGTCCATCACCAAAAACTGTTGATGCATTAATGAGATTAGATTTACCAGCTGGAGTAGATATAGAAATCAAACTATAATTTATTTAAGTAATAGAGAAATCTATTGCTAACTATTATGATTGCATAAATAGATGTGATCCGCTAATATGTTGAGGAGGTGCAAAGAAATGAAAAAAGCTATATTAGGTAAAAAGCTTGGTATGACTCAAATATTTAATGAAAATGGTAAAGTTATACCAGTTACTGTAATAGAAGCAGGTCCATGTACAGTTATCCAAAAGAAAACTGTAGAAAAGGACGGCTATGAAGCAATACAAGTTGCTTTCGGTGATATAAGAGAAAAATTAAGAAACAAACCAGTAAAAGGACACTTTGCAAAAGCAGGTGTTTCAGTTAAAAGACATATAAAAGAATTTAAATTAGAAGATTCAAATAGCTTAGAAATAGGTCAAGAAATAAAAGTAGATGTTTTTGAAGCTGGAGAAAGAGTTGATATATCAGGAGTTTCAAAAGGTAAGGGATTCCAAGGAACAATCAGAAGATGGAATGCTCACAGAGGACCAATGACTCACGGTTCAAAATTCCATAGAGCAGTTGGTTCAATGGGTGCTTCTTCAGATCCATCAAGAACATTTAAAAACAAGAGAATGCCAGGACATATGGGTAATGTTAACACAACAGTTTTAAATCTTGAAGTTGTTAGAATAATACCTGAAAAAAATCTAATATTAATAAAAGGCGGAGTACCAGGACCAAATAAAGGTTTAGTACAAATAAGAAATACAGTTAAGGCTTAATTTAAATAGAAAGGAGGATGCAGAATGCCTAAAGTAGATTTATTTAACCAAAACGGAGAAAAAGTTGGAGATTTACAATTAGCAGATAGCGTATTTGGTGTAGAAGTAAATACATATGCTATGCATCAAGTAGTAAAAGCATTGCTAGCAAATAAAAGACAAGGAACTCAATCAGCTAAAACAAGAGCTGAAGTTTCAGGAGGCGGAATAAAGCCTTGGAGACAAAAGGGAACAGGTAGAGCAAGACAAGGTTCAATAAGAGCACCACAATGGATACATGGTGGTATTGTTTTTGCGCCAAAGCCAAGAGACTATAGAATGTCAATCCCTAAATCAATGAAGAAGGTTGCTATAAAATCAGCATTAACTTCAAAAGTTAACGAAAAGTTAATGGTAGTTGTTGATGATATAAAATTAGAAACACCAAAAACTAAAGAAGTAGTTAAAATGCTTAATGCATTTAGTGCAAAGAAAACTTTAATTATAACAAATAATGCTGAAGAAAATGTTTATAAATCAGCAAGAAACATTGAAGGAGTACAGGTTATTCCGGTAAACAACATTAACGTATATGATGTATTAAAATATGATAAAGTTGTTATAACTAAGGATGCTGTATCCAAAATTGAGGAGGTGTATGCATAATGAAGCTAACTAACTACGATATAATAAGAAGACCTCTTATTACCGAAAAAACAATGGCTTCAATGGCTGACAAAAAGTACACCTT contains:
- the rpsJ gene encoding 30S ribosomal protein S10, translated to MAKQKIRIRLKAFDHSLLDQSALKIVETAKTTGAKVAGPVPLPTEKDIVTILRAPHKYKDAREQFEIRTHKRLIDIISPSPKTVDALMRLDLPAGVDIEIKL
- the rplD gene encoding 50S ribosomal protein L4, which codes for MPKVDLFNQNGEKVGDLQLADSVFGVEVNTYAMHQVVKALLANKRQGTQSAKTRAEVSGGGIKPWRQKGTGRARQGSIRAPQWIHGGIVFAPKPRDYRMSIPKSMKKVAIKSALTSKVNEKLMVVVDDIKLETPKTKEVVKMLNAFSAKKTLIITNNAEENVYKSARNIEGVQVIPVNNINVYDVLKYDKVVITKDAVSKIEEVYA
- the tuf gene encoding elongation factor Tu, yielding MAKAKFERSKPHVNIGTIGHVDHGKTTLTAAITTVLAQKGGASATKYDEIDKAPEEKERGITINTSHVEYETANRHYAHVDCPGHADYVKNMITGAAQMDGAILVVSAADGPMPQTREHILLASRVGVQYIVVFLNKADQVDDPELIELVEMEVRELLNEYGFPGDDTPIVVGSALEVLENQDNAEKTKCIDELMEAIDSYIPTPERATDQPFLMPVEDVFTITGRGTVATGRVERGVLHTGDEVELIGMKAEVSKTVCTGIEMFRKILDEAMAGDNIGALLRGIQRDEIQRGQVLAKPGSVTPHKKFVGQVYVLKKEEGGRHTPFFNGYRPQFYFRTTDVTGSINLPEGVEMVMPGDHIDMAVELITPVAMHENLRFAIREGGRTVGSGVVTTISE
- the rplC gene encoding 50S ribosomal protein L3; amino-acid sequence: MKKAILGKKLGMTQIFNENGKVIPVTVIEAGPCTVIQKKTVEKDGYEAIQVAFGDIREKLRNKPVKGHFAKAGVSVKRHIKEFKLEDSNSLEIGQEIKVDVFEAGERVDISGVSKGKGFQGTIRRWNAHRGPMTHGSKFHRAVGSMGASSDPSRTFKNKRMPGHMGNVNTTVLNLEVVRIIPEKNLILIKGGVPGPNKGLVQIRNTVKA